The genomic DNA CATTTAAGGCTATTAAATTTTTTAGAGGTTTGTAATTATTATTCCATAATCAGTTTTTTTAAATATTTTTCAAACAAGATTTTGTATAATAAATTTCAAATAACTGCATAGATTTATTATGACAGATTCTATTCCACAGAAACCTCTCAAGAAGGGAAGCTTAGTTTTTGTCGATAGAGTAAATTATATCAAAAGTATTGAGTCCCTTGCCAGTGATGATGATTTACCTAATTATATTTTTGAAGGTCCTGGGGAGATTCTTGCCGTCAAAGAAGAATATGCTCAAGTTCGATGGCGAAGACCTGTGCCAGATGTTTGGTTGAAATTAGATCAACTTAAAGAATATATTCAATGAAATTTTATTTTTAAAAATTTTTATTTTTTTTCTCTATTACCATCTTTGATTGAATTCTTTTTGCTTCTTTAATCATTTCTTTACCATCAAATAAGTAATCATCTACGTATCCTTGTGTATATCTATCAAACTCTAATAGTGCATCTTTAACTTGTGAAAAACAATGATAAAGATCTAAACCTAAAGCTGAAATAGATTTTGGTACTAACTTTTTATTATAAATTTTTTCAACTTTTTCTATTTTCTTTTGGGAAAGGCGGATATAAATGCAAAAATTTTCCATTAATTGGTCATCATAAGTATCCGCAGATAGTGCTTTTATTTCATTATTCAAAGGTTTAATTATTTGGCTAATTAATCTATTTATCGGCAGGTAAATCTCTTTTATCCATGTTTCAACTTCTTTGTCTTTAATTGATGAATTATATTTTTTTGAATTAAATTTCTCTTCCCAATTTTCCTTTAATGAGTCAAATGAGCCCTTGGAAGGAAACATTTTTCTATCATATTCAGCTTTTTTTATAGGGTCATTTAGATTCTCCCAGGCATTTTGTATTGCAAAAAATCGTTCTTTGTCTCCGCCTGCATCAGGATGATGCTTCTTAACTAAAGAACGATATGAAGATTTAATTTCACTTTTGGTTGCATTTTTTTCAAGACCTAATTCTTCATAAAAGTTTTTTCCCATTTTTTCAAGATGTACTAAAGATAACCATCTTGTCGAGCTTGAACTGAAGTATTAGATTCAAACATTGCGGTTGATAAATATCTTTCACCAAAACTTGGAAGAATCACTATCAATCTTTTATTTATTAGGTCTTTCCTTTCTCCGATTTTTATTGTTGCAGCTAATGCTGCACCGCTGCTTATGCCCGATAACAGACCTTCTAATCGAGCTAATAAACGTCCATAATAAAACGCTTCATCATCATCTATTTGTATAATTTCGTCTATTAATTTAGTATTCAGAACTTTCGGTACGAAACCAGCTCCTATCCCTTGAATAGAATGAGATCCTGCTTGTTCTCCAGAAATAACAGCACTTTTTTTGGGCTCAACGGCATAAATTTTGCAACTTGGATTCACTTTTTTTAAAAAACGTGCGCAACCTGTTATTGTTCCTCCTGTCCCTACTCCTATAACGAGTCCATCTAAATTATTGTTAGATTGAGCCCATATTTCTGGCCCAGTTGTTCTTTCGTGAATATCAGGATTAGCGAAGTTTTCAAATTGATTAAATTGATAGCTATTAGTGATGCTTGAAGACAACTCATTAGCTAAATTTAAAGCTCCTGTCATTCCTTCATTCCCTGGAGTTAGCTGTAATTCTGCACCATAAGCTCTCAACATTGCCCTTCTCTCAATACTCATCGTGTCTGGCATAGTTAATATCAATTTGTAGCCTTTAGCTGCAGCAACCATTGCTAATGCAATTCCAGTATTACCACTCGTCGCTTCAATTAATGTTGTTTTATCTGGTGTAATCAATCCTTCTTCTTCAGCTTTACATAACATTGAATAAGCAATGCGATCTTTAACAGACGCTGATGGATTAAAACTTTCAAGCTTGGCTATTATTTCTGGATAACTATTAAAGTACTTTCTGATTCGATTTAATTTCACTAATGGGGTATCGCCAACCAGAGAAGTAATATCATTTGCTATTTCCATGAAATCATTATTTAAATTGCAAAATTAAATCTCCTTCTTACATAATAAATGTATTGAAAGATCTTTTATATAATTTTCGCAAAAGAATTTAATCTAAAATAACTTTCTTAGTAAGAATATTGATTATTATAAAAGGGAGTTTTGATAATTATTATGTATTCGCTTGAACTAAGTCTTAGATATTCACCTTTTCCGATTTCAATTCAGAAGAAAGAATTAGAGGATGTTAAAAGAATTTATGATGACATAAAAAATTCGATGAATGAAACTGTAGAAACTTCAAATTTGATTGAATTAAGGTGTGACAAAGTTCAAGATAAATTAATTGCTGTCAGAGCTCAAGAAATTATTGCTGTTCAGATATATGAAAAATCATCAGTAGCAGGAGGCGCTAAAAGACCAGGATTTTCTCTCAACATAGACTAATAAAAGTAATGAGATATTCTTTTGACAATGAAATACCTCATATACATTTTAAAGATGTCTCTTTTTCATATCCTGAAAAAAAAGAAAATTTAATTTTTAAATGTAATTTCTCAATTAAAAAACCTGGATTTTGGATGGTTGTTGGTAAAAATGGCAGTGGAAAAAGTACTCTTTTAAAATTAATAAATGGAATAATTAAACCTCAAAATGGAATCGTTAAATGTAAAGCAAATGTTGGTATGGTATTTCAAAATCCTGATCATCAAATATTGATGCCAAATTGCAGGAGCGAACTTCTTCTTAATATTAATCAAAATTTAAGTGATAATGAAATTACTAAAAAAATTGACTATGTGCTCGATCAGGTGGGATTAATTGGTTTTGAAAAGAGACCAGTACACACTTTAAGTGGTGGACAAAAACAACGCTTAACTATTGCATGCGCTCTTATTAGTAATAAAAATTTTATTCTTTTGGATGAGCCTACATCTTTACTTGATCAAAGCAGCCAATTAAAAGTTATAAGAACTCTGAAAAATCTTACAAATGATCATAAAAAACCTTTATCTGCTTTATGGATTACTCACCGTTATGAAGAATTAACTTATGCTGATGCAGTAGCAGAGTTGAAAAATGGTTTTTTATCTAGCTGGCAAGAACCATCAAAATTTCAATATAATTAATTCTTTTACTTGTCATATGGCACTTTAAAGAGCTAAATTCATTTTATATTCCTCGGTAGCTCAGCGGTAGAGCGATCGACTGTTAATCGATTGGTCGCAGGTTCGAATCCCGCCCGGGGAGTTCAATTTTAAGATTTAACTTTCAGGAGACTTCAATAGAAGTCTTTTTTTATTGATTGGAGGTTTGATGGTGGGGAAATGGTGGGGAAATATATCAAAATCGCAAAATTCTTATCTCATATTCAGTCATACACCTTCAGGAAACATCACCCCGACTACCGCCCGGGGAGTTTACTTTCTTAATTTAACTTTTTAAAGACTCATTTAAGAGTCTTTTTTTATGAATCAATTTTGATGAAAACTTGAATCAAAAAAACTATCTAAAAAAATCTAAAGTTTATTATAAGTAAATATAAGAGTAGTTTAATCTAATATTATATTTAGAACAGTAGTGAGAGCATTTACAAACTATAATAAAATACTGTATATATATTAATTTAATAGCTAAATATCAGTAGTTTTAACTACAGTTTATAGAACACAATGTCTATTCTTATTAATAAAAGATCTCAGTAATAAAAACTTTAGTTCTTTGTTTGATTTATCAGGTCCAATGGTCAATTGATGTTTTTTTGAATATGTTTTGAATCACTCTTTTCATGAAGTTCTAGTCATTCCACATATCCTTTTTCTCTTTATCTAAATTATTCCTTTCAAGTAATTCTAACCTTTGTTTTTGCGGATCTATTTCAGTGTCAATTAAGTTTTTATCGTCACTATATTTTGTTTGTATTTCTAAAATAATTATTTCAAATTGCTCTCCAAAAAATTCTGACATTTCTCTCCATGCTTCCATTTCTTCTTCTTTATCGATAGTATCGTTTATCTGATGAGAAATAATTTCTAGTACATATTGTTTAAGTTCTTCATGACTCATCGATTCAACTTTTTTTTGAATATAAAATTCTTTAAGATTTTCTAGTTGTTTTTTTGATAAATCAGAATAGATAAATGACTTCTTTTTCATAAATACTGAGATTTTTTTTAATATAGACAACATTCCCAACTTAAACACTCAGAAAAAATATAAAACTAAAAAATATCAATTTAGACCTCATTGAGAACTGAGATTTATCATTGAATTACATTTTTAGACCATTTAACTGGACACTTTGGATTTAGATATTCCTTAAATTTGGATCACTATTTATGCCGAATATTCTTCTAATTATTAAGAAATAGTTAACAAAATCGAAAGAAATTGTAAAATTTAAACTCTTTTAAAATTTGAAATTTCTCTCTAATACCATGCCATTATTGATTTGGTTGATAAATTTAATTGATAAAATTGTTTACATTAATTCAGCAATCTTTCTAAATTCTTGAGAGAATTGTATTACAAAAAATTAATTTTAATTTAATAGTCTATAAAATATGAAAATTTCAATCCTTTTAATTGAAGATGATCTTGATATGCGTGATTTGGTAGCTAGGCATCTAGAACATTCTGGATTCGATGTTCAAAGAGCTGAAGATGGCATTAAAGGGCAAGCATTAGCTCTTCAATACACACCAGATTTAATACTTTTAGATTTAATGTTGCCAAGTGTTGATGGGTTAACTTTATGTCAGCGCCTTAGAAGGGATGAAAGAACATCAAATATTCCAATTTTGATGATAACAGCATTGGGTGGCCTTAAAGATAAAGTTACCGGTTTTAATTCTGGAGCTGATGACTACATTACTAAACCATTTGATTTAGAAGAATTACATGTACGAATAAAAGCATTATTAAGGAGAACCAATAGAGCACAATTGAATTCTAGTAACCAGCAAGAAATTTTAAATTATGGACCTCTCACTCTTGTTCCAGAAAGATTTGAAGCTATCTGGTTTGAATCTCCTGTTAGATTAACGCATCTTGAATTTGAATTACTTCATTGCCTTTTACAGAGGCATGGTCAAACTGTATCACCAGCATTAATTCTCAAAGAAGTTTGGGGATATGAACCTGACGATGATATTGAGACAATAAGAGTACATATTAGACACTTACGTACTAAGCTAGAACCTGATCCACGTAAGCCTACATATATAAAAACTGTATATGGAGCGGGATATTGTCTTGAGTTACCTATTGGTGCTCAAGTTGAAACTGCCAAGCAAGAGTTTATTCAAGCAAGAAATCCTGATTTAATAAATGCTGCGATAGATTAAATTTCACATATCCTCCATTGAAATTTTTAAAAAAGTAATTTCCCATGCCAACCTGGGTTGAATATTTTTTCTTAAGTGGAATTTTAAATTTTCAAGTTTTTTTACTACATCAACATTGTTTGTCTTTCTCCACCAAATAATTTGAATTAAATTGGCTAAACTAATCTGTTGATAAATCTCTAATTGTTCAGATATTAATTTAGATACTTTTAAAATTTCAAGACTATTTTTTAATGGAGAATCTAATTTACTTATAATTTCATCTGATAATTCATTCCAAATTTCAATATTCTTTAATAGGTGCCTTGGCGATCCATTTGCAGAGTTTATCAAGTCTTGAAGTTTAAAATTTTTATTAATATTGAATTTAGAAGGATCTAAATAATCTTTTAAGATAGAATTTATTTGTTTACCAGAAAAGGATCGAAACCTGACTATTTGACATCGTGAAATTACTGTATCTAAAAGAAGATTTAATTTTGATGTTAATAAAATAAAAATGCCATTACTAGGTTCTTCTAAGGTTTTTAATAGGCAATTTGAGGCTGCTTCGTTTAAAAGATGTGCATCAATAATTAAAATAACTTTTTTTTCTGAGTTTATTGATTTTTGACCAAGAAAAAATTTTATATTACGTATTTGAGAAATCTTAATAACCTCAGATCCACTTTTTGTTCTTTGTTCAAGATCCGAACTTTTTAATCTTTTAGCTTCCAAAAGAGCACTGGGTTCGATAATTAGAAAATCAGGATGGTTATTGTTGTTAATTCTCTCTTCAATATTCCTGCTCGGGGAAGATTGTTTGAAAATCTCTTTTATAAATTGAAAAGCAGTTTGTTTTTTTCCTACGCCTTCTGGACCATAAAATATATAACCATTAGCAAATGATTTGTTTTTAATTATGCTTTTAAGCCATTTATTGTGTTCTTCATTAAATAAAAAATTATGTTTTTTAACCTCAATCATTTTTTATTAGAAAAATTCTTTAATAAAGTCTCTTTAATTTGATTAGAAATGGTTTTAATATTTTGTGAAGCAGATATTACTGTCCAGTTTTTTTCTTTAGCAATTACTTTGAAGCCTTCATTTACTTTTTCCAAAAATCTAATACCTTCTGATTCCATTCTATCTGGGATTTGATTTTTCCTTCGCAAGATACTTTCTTCCGGAGAAATTTCTAAGAAGAAAGTTATGTCAGGATATTTTCCTTGACACACAATAGATTCAATATTTTTAATTATTTCTATATTTATGTTTCTACCATAACCTTGATAAGCCAAAGTGGAGTCGGAAAATCTATCACTAATTACCCAATCATTATTATTTAAAGCAGGTGAAATAATTTTTGAAACGTGCTCAGCTCTATCAGCTGAATAAAGCAATAATTCGGCAAGTGATGATGGCATATTATTTTCATTGTTATCAAGAATCAGTCCTCTTATTTTTTCCCCTAACAGGCTGCCTCCTGGCTCTCTGGTTGTGATTAATTTAGAATCTTTCTTTATTAGACCACTATTTGGAAGCCATTTAGATAGTTCATCTATTTGGGTAGTCTTGCCACATCCATCAATACCTTCAATAACAATAAATTTTCCTTTCATTTAATCCAAAGATAAAGCATTAATTACAACTGTAATAGAGCTAGTTGCCATTAATAATGCTGCGATTGAGGGCGTAAGAAGAATGCCGTACTTGGGGAATAAAATGCCGGCGGCTATCGGTATTGCTATTAAGTTGTAACCAAAAGCCCATATTAGATTCTGCTTTATTTTTCTTATAGTTTTTTTTGCAAGATTTAATGAATAGGGTAATCCATTGAGTTGATCTCCCATCAATACTA from Prochlorococcus marinus CUG1416 includes the following:
- a CDS encoding NAD(P)H-quinone oxidoreductase subunit O is translated as MTDSIPQKPLKKGSLVFVDRVNYIKSIESLASDDDLPNYIFEGPGEILAVKEEYAQVRWRRPVPDVWLKLDQLKEYIQ
- a CDS encoding DnaJ domain-containing protein is translated as MGKNFYEELGLEKNATKSEIKSSYRSLVKKHHPDAGGDKERFFAIQNAWENLNDPIKKAEYDRKMFPSKGSFDSLKENWEEKFNSKKYNSSIKDKEVETWIKEIYLPINRLISQIIKPLNNEIKALSADTYDDQLMENFCIYIRLSQKKIEKVEKIYNKKLVPKSISALGLDLYHCFSQVKDALLEFDRYTQGYVDDYLFDGKEMIKEAKRIQSKMVIEKKNKNF
- the cysK gene encoding cysteine synthase A; the protein is MEIANDITSLVGDTPLVKLNRIRKYFNSYPEIIAKLESFNPSASVKDRIAYSMLCKAEEEGLITPDKTTLIEATSGNTGIALAMVAAAKGYKLILTMPDTMSIERRAMLRAYGAELQLTPGNEGMTGALNLANELSSSITNSYQFNQFENFANPDIHERTTGPEIWAQSNNNLDGLVIGVGTGGTITGCARFLKKVNPSCKIYAVEPKKSAVISGEQAGSHSIQGIGAGFVPKVLNTKLIDEIIQIDDDEAFYYGRLLARLEGLLSGISSGAALAATIKIGERKDLINKRLIVILPSFGERYLSTAMFESNTSVQARQDGYL
- a CDS encoding ABC transporter ATP-binding protein, with the translated sequence MRYSFDNEIPHIHFKDVSFSYPEKKENLIFKCNFSIKKPGFWMVVGKNGSGKSTLLKLINGIIKPQNGIVKCKANVGMVFQNPDHQILMPNCRSELLLNINQNLSDNEITKKIDYVLDQVGLIGFEKRPVHTLSGGQKQRLTIACALISNKNFILLDEPTSLLDQSSQLKVIRTLKNLTNDHKKPLSALWITHRYEELTYADAVAELKNGFLSSWQEPSKFQYN
- a CDS encoding DUF7326 family protein, with amino-acid sequence MKKKSFIYSDLSKKQLENLKEFYIQKKVESMSHEELKQYVLEIISHQINDTIDKEEEMEAWREMSEFFGEQFEIIILEIQTKYSDDKNLIDTEIDPQKQRLELLERNNLDKEKKDMWND
- a CDS encoding response regulator transcription factor; translation: MKISILLIEDDLDMRDLVARHLEHSGFDVQRAEDGIKGQALALQYTPDLILLDLMLPSVDGLTLCQRLRRDERTSNIPILMITALGGLKDKVTGFNSGADDYITKPFDLEELHVRIKALLRRTNRAQLNSSNQQEILNYGPLTLVPERFEAIWFESPVRLTHLEFELLHCLLQRHGQTVSPALILKEVWGYEPDDDIETIRVHIRHLRTKLEPDPRKPTYIKTVYGAGYCLELPIGAQVETAKQEFIQARNPDLINAAID
- a CDS encoding DNA polymerase III subunit delta'; this translates as MIEVKKHNFLFNEEHNKWLKSIIKNKSFANGYIFYGPEGVGKKQTAFQFIKEIFKQSSPSRNIEERINNNNHPDFLIIEPSALLEAKRLKSSDLEQRTKSGSEVIKISQIRNIKFFLGQKSINSEKKVILIIDAHLLNEAASNCLLKTLEEPSNGIFILLTSKLNLLLDTVISRCQIVRFRSFSGKQINSILKDYLDPSKFNINKNFKLQDLINSANGSPRHLLKNIEIWNELSDEIISKLDSPLKNSLEILKVSKLISEQLEIYQQISLANLIQIIWWRKTNNVDVVKKLENLKFHLRKNIQPRLAWEITFLKISMEDM
- the tmk gene encoding dTMP kinase, producing MKGKFIVIEGIDGCGKTTQIDELSKWLPNSGLIKKDSKLITTREPGGSLLGEKIRGLILDNNENNMPSSLAELLLYSADRAEHVSKIISPALNNNDWVISDRFSDSTLAYQGYGRNINIEIIKNIESIVCQGKYPDITFFLEISPEESILRRKNQIPDRMESEGIRFLEKVNEGFKVIAKEKNWTVISASQNIKTISNQIKETLLKNFSNKK